In Amaranthus tricolor cultivar Red isolate AtriRed21 chromosome 5, ASM2621246v1, whole genome shotgun sequence, a genomic segment contains:
- the LOC130813691 gene encoding vacuolar protein sorting-associated protein 24 homolog 1 produces the protein MDKVKSFLGQKPNPQQLLRDWQRRLRQEGRNIERQIRDIQREEKNVQKAIREAAKRNDMGSAKALAKEIVMSRKTVNRLYENKAQLNSISMHLGESVAIARTVGHLQKSAEVMKLVNNLMKAPQIAVTMQEFSKEMTKAGIIEEFVNEALDDALDSEDVEEETEEEVDKVLTELASETAAQLPIAARKEKAKVPAQSTSVQDEESIAEGVDDEEEMEEIRARLAKVRS, from the exons ATGGATAAAGTGAAGAGCTTCTTGGGGCAAAAGCCGAACCCTCAACAATTATTGAGGGATTGGCAAAGGCGTCTTCGTCAAGAAGGTCGTAATATCGAGCGCCAAATCCGAG ATATTCAAAGGGAAGAGAAGAATGTACAGAAGGCAATTAGAGAAGCTGCGAAACGAAATGATATGGGTTCAGCTAAG GCCCTTGCTAAGGAAATTGTGATGTCAAGGAAAACTGTCAATCGTCTTTATGAGAATAAAGCTCAACTAAATTCAATATCAATGCACCTTGGAGAAAGTGTTG CTATTGCTCGCACAGTGGGTCATTTGCAAAAGAGTGCAGAGGTGATGAAACTTGTAAACAACCTCATGAAAGCTCCACAAATTGCTGTTACAATGCAGGAATTCAGCAAAGAGATGACCAAG GCTGGGATAATTGAAGAGTTTGTTAACGAGGCTCTTGATGACGCACTTGATTCCGAAGACGTAGAAGAGGAAACGGAGGAAGAGGTTGACAAGGTCTTAACAGAGTTGGCTAGCGAGACTGCTGCACAGCTTCCTATTGCAGCAAGGAAGGAAAAGGCCAAGGTACCCGCACAAAGCACGAGTGTACAA GATGAGGAATCAATAGCTGAAGGTGTAGATGATGAGGAAGAAATGGAGGAGATACGAGCACGGTTAGCCAAAGTTAGATCATAA
- the LOC130813562 gene encoding protein MAIN-LIKE 1-like, which yields MAGNQGKGKGFFRGLLSGNRSRPTLLRGDPHERGVTGSARRARQEQAAIHSQAQRSSTLEQVRSRFERQSSLHSHTVGSGDDDTDYDESLSREESLGQDESACHPIDWTIVRGHAVKFKIRGQGSSGTSDQAGVSQAEDAAPRGRRRSQSADTDWLITSAQPGGPVDTTLIPSYGGHVAKAIFEGSERTPPILECRARKKTLDLIIRLQDMSDELYRVLPGTPLGRLPYIMHQHIDSALITTFVERWQPDTNTFHMPWGEMTIMLHDVQRILGIGIDGSLPVQPFDNEWQLGLAGLFGMPLSELRAKGHFTSGSINVGALLQLCHRSQSMDTQRTAYYMAIVGSTLLVDKTRVGMRPHPVVTVTADQADIAWAFRPHPRQADMPNKTMAEMWSPPKPIRELSRLIDCRSILDAMTEAQVEWTPYLTYDRSLLNEHPRTSYIGGITCFDIVEVYLPERTVRQLGFAQEIPPAPLRPTQALRPAQGSYSVTFASSCMFTEMWSRFPYCARVVEQALHRASVPSEAAPDYVDWFRVSSHCFLIPGEGPAAAFGAADNRVEYFAAEFPT from the exons atggctggaaatcaaggtaaaggaaaagggttttttagaggtttattaagcggcaatagatctaggcctactttactgagaggtgatccccatgagaggggggttacgggatctgcaaggcgagcaaggcaagaacaagcggccatacatagtcaggcccaacgttcaagtaccctagagcaagtgcgtagtcgctttgagcgccaaagtagcctacatagtcatacggtcggctcaggtgacgatgatactgattacgacgagtCTCTTAGTCGGGAAGAGTCTCTTGGTCAGGATGAGTCTGCATGTCATCCTATTGATTGGACGATCGTAAGAGGCCATGCTGTTAAGTTCAAGATTAGAGGGCAGGGCTCGAGTGGCACTTCTGATCAGGCAGGAGTAAGCCAGgctgaggatgcggctccacgggggaggaggcgATCGCAGTCCGCGGACACGGACTGGTTAATCACATCagcccagcccgggggccctgttgatactactttaatacccagctacggtgggcacgtagcaaaggctatatttgagggatcggagcgcacccctccgattttggaatgtCGTGCTCGGAAGAAAACGTTGGATTTAATCATTAGActtcaggacatgtctgatgaatTGTACAGGGTGTTACCTGGTACTCCCCTTGGTCGTTTGccgtatataatgcaccagcacatcgacagtgctctcattacgacatttgtggaaaggtggcagcctgacaccaacaccttccacatgccgtggggggagatgaccataatgttgcacgacgtgcaacgcatcttgggaattggcattgacggttcacttcccgTGCAACCGTTTGATAATGAATGGCAGCTTGGCCTGGCCGGCCTTTTTGGTATGCCATTGTCGGAGCTGCGTGCGAAGGGACACTTCACAAGCGGTAGCATTAATGTTGGTGcactgttgcagctatgccaccgttctcagtctaTGGATACTCAACGTAccgcctactacatggctatagtaggttccacgttgctcgtggataagactagagtcgggatgcgTCCTCACCCTGTTGTTACTGTTACCGCTGATCAGGCTGAcattgcttggg ccttccgcccccatccGCGTCAAGCTGACATGCCGAACAAGACAATGGCAGAGATGTGGTCCCCGCCGAAGCCAATCCGCGAGCTGAGCAGACTGATAGACTGTAGGAGCATACTGGATGCCATGACAGAGgcacag GTGGAGTGGACTCCGTACTTGACTTATGATAGGTCtttattgaacgagcacccacgTACCTCCTATATCGGTGGTATCACCTGTTTCGATATCGTGGAGGTCtatttgcctgagaggacagtgAGGCAGCTCGGTTTTGCACAGGAGATTCCCCCGGCTCCGctgagacctacccaagctTTGCGACCAGCACAGGGCTCCTACTCAGTTACATTCGCTTCTTCTTGTATGTTTACggagatgtggagtaggttcccttaCTGTGCCCGCGTAGTGGAGCAGGCACTGCATCGCGCatcggttccatcagaggctgcccCGGATTACGTggactggtttagagtgtcttccCACTGTTTTCTCATCCCAGGTGAAGGACCTGCTGCTGCGTTTGGTGCTGCGGATAACAGAGTCGAATAT TTTGCTGCTGAATTTCCAACTTGA
- the LOC130813563 gene encoding LOB domain-containing protein 22: protein MSNSLIHPHSSSSSSQLSHHSRVSNGSQACAACKYQRRKCASDCPLAPYFPHDRQREFLNAHKLFGVSNITKIIRGLTTVQKNHAMATIIFQSNMRAKDPVNGCLGLIRHLEYQIAYYKSELHAICQQIEYYKVQFYNQQQQQQQQQHAVPLYQIASLGSVPNPRIEIECEQNNTSAEDHNNSYHQINNEFVSYQNNIDNFQQYQNLMRFYHNDEANQGNNQQNFIPYVSPGIANQNEQYSWIANQQEAMLASSSSSTNHGRQGFVMKNEFGEESEMKPKIHMIGNGSGEYESKFNNCSNVDMSYSDHNLQSDRFNEEVVTLKEENDILENQEDESLHHIYGLDLRNPASLFTVTN, encoded by the exons ATGAGCAATAGTTTAATTCACcctcattcttcttcttcttcttcccaattATCCCATCATAGCAGAGTTAGCAATGGCAGCCAAGCATGCGCTGCGTGTAAGTACCAACGAAGGAAATGTGCATCCGATTGTCCATTAGCTCCTTATTTTCCTCATGATCGGCAAAGAGAATTCCTCAATGCGCACAAATTGTTTGGTGTTAGCAATATTACTAAAATCATACGTGGTCTTACCACTGTCCAAAAAAATCACGCAATGGCAACTATTATTTTTCAGTCTAATATGCGTGCTAAAGATCCTGTAAACGGATGTTTAGGGCTGATTAGGCATTTAGAATATCAAATCGCATATTACAAATCTGAATTGCATGCCATTTGTCAACAGATTGAGTATTATAAGGTTCAATTTTATAATCAGCAACagcaacagcaacaacaacaacatgcAGTTCCATTGTATCAAATTGCATCCCTTGGTTCTGTACCTAATCCGCGGATTGAGATTGAATGCGAGCAGAATAATACTTCTGCCGAAGATCATAACAATAGTTATCATCAAATCAATAATGAATTCGTTtcttatcaaaataatattgataatttccAGCAATATCAAAATTTGATGCGGTTTTATCATAACGATGAAGCCAATCAAGGAAACAATCAACAAAATTTTATTCCGTATGTTTCTCCCGGAATCGCTAATCAAAACGAGCAGTATTCGTGGATTGCTAATCAACAGGAGGCTATGTTAGCCTCATCGAGTAGCAGTACGAATCATGGCCGCCAGGGTTttgtaatgaaaaatgaatttgGTGAGGAATCGGAGATGAAGCCGAAAATCCATATGATTGGAAATGGTAGCGGAGAATATGaaagtaaatttaataattgttcTAACGTTGATATGTCGTATTCAGATCATAATCTTCAAAGTGACAGATTTAA TGAAGAGGTGGTTACATTGAAAGAAGAAAATGATATACTGGAaaaccaagaagatgaatccTTACACCATATTTATGGACTTGATTTAAGGAATCCAGCGTCATTGTTTACGGTCACAAATTGA
- the LOC130813681 gene encoding chaperonin CPN60-like 2, mitochondrial, whose product MYRVASSLIRSSAAKRLVNSRVIASRNYVAKDVNFGVGARAAMLQGVNEIAEAVKVTMGPKGCNVIIERNHKDPKVTKDGVTVAKSIKFHDRAKNLGAELVKQVAKATNTAAGDGTTCATVLTQAILVEGCKSIAAGVNAMDLRTGINMAVDAVVSNLKSKAVMISTPEEITQVATISANGEREIGEIVARAMEKVGKEGVITVSDGNTLDNELEVVEGMKLARGYISPYFITHQKTQKCELENPLVLIHEKKISDMASLVRVLELALQMNRPLLIVAEDIEGDALTMLILNKHQAGLKVCAIKAPGFGESRKASLDDLAVFTGGEVISEECGLTLDKIRPEMLGCAKKVTISMDDTIVLNGGGDKKLIEERCEELRTSMENSTSTFDKEKAQERLSKLSGGVAVFKVGGVSEAEVGERKDRVIDAVNATKAAVEEGIVPGGGAALLYATKVLENIPTKNDDQKRGVQIVQNALKAPTFTILSNAGHDAPLIIGNLLEKNDETVGFDASKGEYVNMVKAGIIDPVKVIRTALVDAASVSSLLTTTEATIIDHPEQSRVPQRVPDMDQMDL is encoded by the exons ATGTATCGTGTAGCATCTTCACTGATCAG GTCTTCTGCTGCTAAACGACTG GTAAACAGTAGGGTAATTGCGAGTAGGAATTATGTTGCCAAAGATGTTAATTTTGGTGTTGGAGCTCGAGCAGCAATGCTGCAAGGAGTTAATGAGATTGCTGAAGCTGTCAAAGTCACTATGGGACCTAAG GGTTGCAATGTAATCATTGAAAGGAACCATAAAGACCCTAAAGTCACAAAAGATGGTGTTACGGTTGCCAAGAGCATTAAGTTTCACGATAGAGCTAAGAATCTTGGTGCAGAACTCGTAAAACAGGTCGCGAAGGCTACAAATACTGCTGCTGGAGATG GAACAACGTGTGCTACTGTCTTGACTCAGGCAATTTTAGTGGAAGGATGCAAATCCATAGCTGCTGGTGTAAATGCAATGGATCTGCGTACTGGGATCAATATGGCAGTTGATGCTGTGGTGTCCAACTTGAAAAGTAAAGCGGTGATGATAAGTACCCCAGAGGAAATCACACAG GTGGCTACTATATCTGCTAATGGTGAGCGTGAAATTGGTGAAATCGTTGCTAGGGCAATGGAGAAAGTTGGAAAGGAAGGCGTTATCACTGTTTCC gatGGAAACACATTGGATAATGAACTAGAGGTGGTGGAGGGCATGAAATTAGCCAGGGGTTATATTTCTCCTTATTTTATTACCCATCAGAAGACCCAAAAATGT GAACTTGAGAATCCGTTGGTTCTAATCCATGAGAAGAAAATATCAGATATGGCGTCCCTTGTTAGAGTATTGGAGTTGGCTCTTCAG ATGAATAGACCTCTACTAATAGTTGCCGAGGATATTGAGGGTGATGCCCTAACCATGTTAATTCTCAACAAGCATCAAGCTGGACTTAAG GTTTGTGCCATTAAAGCTCCAGGATTTGGAGAAAGCCGGAAAGCTAGCCTTGATGATCTAGCTGTATTTACAGGAGGAGAG GTGATCTCAGAAGAGTGTGGTTTGACTCTCGACAAGATTCGACCGGAAATGCTTGGTTGTGCGAAGAAG GTTACCATTTCTATGGATGACACTATTGTTTTAAATGGAGGGGGAGACAAGAAGCTGATAGAAGAGCGCTGCGAAGAG CTTAGAACTTCCATGGAGAATAGTACTTCAACATTTGACAAAGAGAAGGCACAAGAAAGATTATCAAAGCTTTCTGGTGGTGTTGCTGTCTTCAAG GTTGGAGGTGTTAGCGAGGCTGAAGTTGGTGAGCGAAAGGATAGGGTCATAGATGCTGTGAATGCTACAAAAGCTGCTGTCGAGGAGGGTATTGTGCCCG GTGGCGGCGCTGCTCTCCTCTATGCTACAAAAGTTCTGGAGAACATCCCGACTAAAAATGATGACCAGAAAAGAGGAGTTCAAATAGTTCAGAATGCTCTCAAG GCACCTACATTTACCATTTTGTCGAATGCTGGTCATGATGCTCCGTTGATAATTGGCAATTTGTTGGAAAAGAATGATGAAACTGTCGGTTTTGATGCCTCTAAAG GCGAATACGTGAACATGGTAAAAGCAGGAATCATCGATCCTGTTAAAGTTATTAGAACAGCATTGGTCGATGCTGCAAG TGTTTCCTCTCTTCTGACCACAACGGAAGCTACTATCATCGACCATCCCGAACAGAGCAGAGTCCCACAACGCGTGCCCGACATGGATCAAATGGACTTGTGA
- the LOC130813701 gene encoding uncharacterized protein LOC130813701: MEVKPTVALRAMLVGGIAAFAKIAGAMKAAGGVKLGAAAAAVSAAAAAAVTGSKKDQPDASKPPAK; this comes from the coding sequence ATGGAGGTAAAACCAACAGTTGCTTTGAGGGCAATGCTTGTGGGAGGAATTGCTGCTTTTGCGAAAATAGCCGGTGCAATGAAAGCTGCAGGAGGTGTAAAGTTAGGAGCAGCAGCAGCTGCTGTGTCGGCTGCTGCAGCAGCTGCTGTTACGGGCTCAAAAAAGGATCAACCAGATGCATCCAAGCCACCCGCCAAGTGA